One window of the Manihot esculenta cultivar AM560-2 chromosome 14, M.esculenta_v8, whole genome shotgun sequence genome contains the following:
- the LOC110630947 gene encoding probable calcium-binding protein CML26, with protein MHGTQDHRFLTFYRISLKTRHPTPRYSYSYSPHASNHVPGFIASSLLSLNPNHSFLTGPTTMASKPTSSSTLYFQDMDELHKVFNQFDSNGDGKISVAELGNVLKSMGSSYTTVELERVMDEVDTDKDGFINLQEFAQLCRSSSGAAADSELKEAFDLYDQNKNGQISSAELHQVLNRLGMQCSKEDCERMIGSVDSDGDGCVNFEEFQKMMATTINNETATARAADGVQNDA; from the coding sequence ATGCACGGAACACAAGATCACCGTTTTTTGACCTTTTATCGAATTTCCCTTAAAACTCGTCACCCGACACCACGATATTCATATTCCTATTCTCCACACGCGTCCAACCACGTGCCAGGTTTTATCGCCTCCTCTCTTCTTTCTCTCAACCCAAATCATTCATTTCTCACCGGTCCAACAACAATGGCTTCCAAACCCACTTCCTCCTCCACTCTGTACTTCCAAGACATGGACGAGCTCCATAAGGTTTTCAACCAGTTCGACTCCAACGGAGACGGCAAGATCTCCGTTGCTGAGCTCGGCAATGTTCTCAAATCCATGGGCTCTTCGTACACCACCGTAGAGCTCGAACGCGTGATGGACGAAGTCGACACCGATAAGGATGGTTTCATCAATCTCCAGGAGTTCGCTCAGCTCTGCCGCTCCTCCTCCGGCGCCGCCGCTGACTCTGAGTTGAAAGAAGCTTTCGATCTGTATGACCAGAATAAAAATGGACAGATCTCGTCTGCTGAGTTGCACCAAGTGTTGAATCGCTTGGGGATGCAGTGTTCTAAGGAGGATTGCGAGAGGATGATCGGAAGTGTTGATTCTGATGGAGATGGATGTGTGAATTTTGAAGAGTTTCAGAAGATGATGGCTACTACTATCAACAATGAAACCGCCACTGCTCGAGCTGCTGATGGGGTTCAAAACGACGCGTAG
- the LOC110630870 gene encoding thymidylate kinase isoform X1, translating to MKCASSFTFSKALNFGSLAARSLNSCIIFPLKCSIRTGRMESNDNNGNLKDNDGGSRGAFIVLEGLDRSGKTSQSSKLLSFLEGLGHPTELWRFPDRTTSIGQMISAYLSNQSQLDDHTIHLLYSANRWEKSSLMETQLKSGTTLVVDRYSYSGVAFSSAKGLDFEWCKAPEIGLLAPDLVLYLDIPPEKAAERGGYGGERYEKLEFQRKVAECYQALRDPSWKIIDGCQPMEEIQKQLQEIVLDHVSACKKGRPLSHLW from the exons ATGAAATGTGCATCCTCCTTTACATTTTCTAAGGCTTT aaattttggcAGTTTAGCAGCGAGGTCACTGAATTCCTGCATCATTTTCCCCTTGAAGTGTTCTATAAGGACAGGAAGAATGGAAAGCAATGATAATAATGGCAATCTAAAGGATAATGATGGTGGTTCAAGAGGTGCATTCATAGTTCTAGAAGGTTTGGATCGCAGTGGAAAGACTTCACAATCCAGCAAGTTACTCTCTTTCTTGGAGGGACTAGGGCATCCGACTGAGTTATGGCGTTTTCCTGATAGGACAACTAGCATTGGACAGATGATATCTGCTTATCTCTCAAATCAATCTCAGTTGGATGATCACACAATCCATCTTCTATACAGTGCAAATCGGTGGGAAAAGAG ttcattgatggaaactCAACTGAAAAGTGGAACAACTCTCGTTGTTGATCGATATTCTTATTCTGGTGTTGCTTTCTCATCTGCCAAAGGACTTGATTTTGAATGGTGTAAG GCTCCCGAGATTGGACTGCTGGCTCCAGATCTTGTACTGTACCTTGACATACCACCTGAG AAAGCTGCAGAAAGAGGAGGATATGGTGGTGAAAGATATGAGAAACTTGAATTCCAGAGGAAAGTTGCTGAATGCTATCAGGCCCTCCGTGATCCCTCTTGGAAG ATTATAGATGGGTGCCAACCCATGGAAGAGATTCAAAAACAACTCCAAGAGATTGTGTTGGATCATGTTTCAGCATGTAAAAAGGGGAGACCCCTTTCTCATCTCTGGTAA
- the LOC110630870 gene encoding thymidylate kinase isoform X3 has translation MESNDNNGNLKDNDGGSRGAFIVLEGLDRSGKTSQSSKLLSFLEGLGHPTELWRFPDRTTSIGQMISAYLSNQSQLDDHTIHLLYSANRWEKSSLMETQLKSGTTLVVDRYSYSGVAFSSAKGLDFEWCKAPEIGLLAPDLVLYLDIPPEKAAERGGYGGERYEKLEFQRKVAECYQALRDPSWKIIDGCQPMEEIQKQLQEIVLDHVSACKKGRPLSHLW, from the exons ATGGAAAGCAATGATAATAATGGCAATCTAAAGGATAATGATGGTGGTTCAAGAGGTGCATTCATAGTTCTAGAAGGTTTGGATCGCAGTGGAAAGACTTCACAATCCAGCAAGTTACTCTCTTTCTTGGAGGGACTAGGGCATCCGACTGAGTTATGGCGTTTTCCTGATAGGACAACTAGCATTGGACAGATGATATCTGCTTATCTCTCAAATCAATCTCAGTTGGATGATCACACAATCCATCTTCTATACAGTGCAAATCGGTGGGAAAAGAG ttcattgatggaaactCAACTGAAAAGTGGAACAACTCTCGTTGTTGATCGATATTCTTATTCTGGTGTTGCTTTCTCATCTGCCAAAGGACTTGATTTTGAATGGTGTAAG GCTCCCGAGATTGGACTGCTGGCTCCAGATCTTGTACTGTACCTTGACATACCACCTGAG AAAGCTGCAGAAAGAGGAGGATATGGTGGTGAAAGATATGAGAAACTTGAATTCCAGAGGAAAGTTGCTGAATGCTATCAGGCCCTCCGTGATCCCTCTTGGAAG ATTATAGATGGGTGCCAACCCATGGAAGAGATTCAAAAACAACTCCAAGAGATTGTGTTGGATCATGTTTCAGCATGTAAAAAGGGGAGACCCCTTTCTCATCTCTGGTAA
- the LOC110630870 gene encoding thymidylate kinase isoform X2: MKCASSFTFSKALNFGSLAARSLNSCIIFPLKCSIRTGRMESNDNNGNLKDNDGGSRGAFIVLEGLDRSGKTSQSSKLLSFLEGLGHPTELWRFPDRTTSIGQMISAYLSNQSQLDDHTIHLLYSANRWEKSSLMETQLKSGTTLVVDRYSYSGVAFSSAKGLDFEWCKAPEIGLLAPDLVLYLDIPPEKAAERGGYGGERYEKLEFQRKVAECYQALRDPSWKKIEREKQIIVLHK, translated from the exons ATGAAATGTGCATCCTCCTTTACATTTTCTAAGGCTTT aaattttggcAGTTTAGCAGCGAGGTCACTGAATTCCTGCATCATTTTCCCCTTGAAGTGTTCTATAAGGACAGGAAGAATGGAAAGCAATGATAATAATGGCAATCTAAAGGATAATGATGGTGGTTCAAGAGGTGCATTCATAGTTCTAGAAGGTTTGGATCGCAGTGGAAAGACTTCACAATCCAGCAAGTTACTCTCTTTCTTGGAGGGACTAGGGCATCCGACTGAGTTATGGCGTTTTCCTGATAGGACAACTAGCATTGGACAGATGATATCTGCTTATCTCTCAAATCAATCTCAGTTGGATGATCACACAATCCATCTTCTATACAGTGCAAATCGGTGGGAAAAGAG ttcattgatggaaactCAACTGAAAAGTGGAACAACTCTCGTTGTTGATCGATATTCTTATTCTGGTGTTGCTTTCTCATCTGCCAAAGGACTTGATTTTGAATGGTGTAAG GCTCCCGAGATTGGACTGCTGGCTCCAGATCTTGTACTGTACCTTGACATACCACCTGAG AAAGCTGCAGAAAGAGGAGGATATGGTGGTGAAAGATATGAGAAACTTGAATTCCAGAGGAAAGTTGCTGAATGCTATCAGGCCCTCCGTGATCCCTCTTGGAAG AAAATAGAAAGGGAGAAACAGATAATTGTTTTGCACAAGTAA
- the LOC110631110 gene encoding thaumatin-like protein, which produces MAIVLRSLLRLFLSILILSYITEVSSTTITLYNKCTHPVWPGIQPSAGKPVLARGGFKLLPNKAYSLNLPPLWSGRFWGRHGCIFDASGRGHCATGDCGGALYCNGLGGAPPATLAEITLGNDQDFYDVSLVDGYNLAISITPFRGSGKCSYAGCVSDLNLMCPVGLQVRARDNRRVVACKSACFAFNSPRYCCTGSFGNPQSCKPTAYSRIFKAACPKAYSYAYDDPTSIATCTRGSYLVTFCPHHR; this is translated from the exons ATGGCCATAGTGCTCAGATCTCTGCTCAGGCTCTTCCTCTCCATCCTCATTCTCTCCTACATTACAG AGGTTTCTTCAACAACCATAACACTATACAACAAGTGTACCCACCCAGTATGGCCAGGGATTCAACCAAGCGCAGGGAAGCCTGTCTTAGCTCGCGGTGGCTTCAAGCTCTTGCCCAACAAGGCCTACTCCCTCAACCTCCCACCTCTCTGGTCCGGCCGCTTCTGGGGTCGTCACGGCTGCATATTCGACGCCTCTGGCCGTGGTCACTGTGCTACAGGAGATTGTGGTGGTGCCCTTTACTGCAACGGTCTCGGAGGCGCTCCTCCAGCTACATTAGCAGAAATAACCCTGGGAAATGACCAAGATTTCTACGATGTGAGCCTCGTAGATGGCTACAATCTTGCAATTTCCATAACCCCATTTCGAGGATCAGGTAAATGCAGCTATGCAGGATGTGTTAGCGACCTGAACCTGATGTGCCCAGTTGGGTTACAGGTGAGGGCAAGGGACAACAGAAGAGTTGTAGCTTGCAAGAGTGCTTGTTTTGCTTTCAATTCCCCGAGGTATTGCTGCACAGGGAGCTTTGGAAATCCTCAATCTTGCAAGCCAACTGCATACTCTAGGATTTTCAAGGCAGCTTGTCCAAAAGCTTACTCTTATGCCTATGATGATCCAACAAGCATAGCAACCTGCACTCGTGGGAGCTATTTGGTGACTTTCTGCCCTCACCATCGCTGA